From one Plasmodium coatneyi strain Hackeri chromosome 9, complete sequence genomic stretch:
- a CDS encoding 50S ribosomal protein L35Ae, which translates to MDKTKSKKQIGNAKGKKPAKKVIKKVVKKVLGKKKKTMKKLNAVRLYEKGVILGYKRSQRNQDPNFTLISIKNVHTKKHAQFYVGKRVAYVYRTNKHHDGVKIKCIWGKVCRTHGNSGVIRAKFRTNIPPKAFGDRVRILMYPSNI; encoded by the exons ATGGATAAAACGAAGAGTAAGAAACAAATTGGCAACgccaaagggaaaaaacccGCCAAGAAGGTTATcaaaaaagttgtaaaaaaagttttggggaagaaaaaaaaaaccatgaAAAAACTTAATGCAGTTCGACTGTACGAGAAGGGAGTTATCTTGGGATACAAGAG ATCCCAAAGAAACCAAGACCCCAACTTTACCCTCATTTCGATAAAGAATGTGCATACGAAAAAGCATGCCCAATTTTATGTGGGCAAAAGGGTTGCCTACGTGTACAGGACAAATAAGCACCATGACGGAGTGAAGATTAAG TGCATATGGGGAAAGGTATGCAGAACACACGGAAATAGCGGAGTGATTCGCGCCAAGTTCAGAACCAATATCCCACCTAAGGCCTTTGGAGATAGAGTCAGGATACTTATGTACCCGTCGAACATTTAA
- a CDS encoding KIR-like protein, whose protein sequence is MSRGTLFSQKLPSHLYFYEPFEKNDVENCTDDSEQNIQSAFSTHCTTCTNPYKIKDAICFVSGLKPYKQYPYYDDRWNFLYYWIGQQIWSALQSETDKENQFKDLLKKICELIKSKCSSQECKINCELIDKDIFQHKKIVFDFSHNYNSIKGYFGEERHDCNEKWHPYKQEITKACSSITAYCAPGGAGTTNGGDPYCEKFKDTYKFLCTGNLRTLKCKTKSELHVERCQECPCKEQELKVQKLSHELSEAHANSRSATTSTALSSIFGTLATIGAPFLLYKTSFPSSLDVLSFLRPVHSFLLFFQYKPWSSWFGNHSSGNGRNGRSTRRKGRSTGQNFGSSTEDSLTEYSTDNSTIDEAVSSATRTRVSTNREGRTGTNTPGHHQNIVYGRMNR, encoded by the exons ATGTCAAGAGGG ACCCTATTTTCGCAGAAGTTACCttcacatttatatttttatgaaccATTTGAGAAGAACGACGTCGAAAACTGTACAGATGACAGTGAGCAAAATATACAGAGCGCCTTTAGCACACATTGCACTACCTGCACCAACCCTTATAAGATTAAAGATGCCATCTGTTTCGTGTCTGGATTGAAACCATACAAACAATATCCATACTATGACGACCGATGGAATTTCCTCTACTATTGGATAGGACAACAAATATGGAGCGCACTGCAAAGTGAGACAGATAAGGAGAACCAGTTCAAAGACCTCCTGAAGAAGATTTGTGAATTAATAAAGAGTAAATGCAGCAGTCAAGAATGTAAAATTAATTGTGAACTTATAGACAAAGACATTTTCCAGCATAAGAAAATAGTATTCGATTTCTCCCATAACTATAATTCTATAAAAGGTTACTTCGGGGAAGAGAGGCATGATTGTAATGAAAAATGGCACCCTTACAAACAAGAAATTACTAAAGCATGTTCCTCTATAACTGCATATTGCGCACCAGGAGGGGCAGGTACAACTAATGGGGGTGACCCATATTGTGAGAAATTTAAGGACACATATAAGTTTCTCTGTACGGGGAATCTGCGAACATTAAAGTGTAAGACGAAATCGGAACTGCATGTAGAAAGATGTCAGGAATGTCCCTGTAAGGAACAGGAATTAAAGGTCCAGAAGTTATCACATGAATTATCGGAAGCACATGCAAACTCACGCAGTGCTACTACCAGCACTGCTCTTTCTTCTATCTTTGGTACCTTAGCAACAATAGGTGCTCCTTTCctattatacaaa acatcctttccttcctccttagatgtcctttccttccttagacccgttcattccttccttcttttctttcagtataaaccatggtcttcttggtttggtaaccattcttctggaaatggaaggaacggaagaagcacaagaagaaagggaagatcaACTGGACAGAACTTTGGTTCATCCACAGAAGACAGcttaacagaatattccacagataACTCAACAATAGACGAAGCAGTAAGCTCTGCTACACGCACAAGAGTGTCTACCaacagagaaggaagaacaggaacaaatacaCCGGGCCACCATCAGAATATAGTTTATGGTCGCATGAACCGTTGA
- a CDS encoding SICA antigen produces MIIDIHLEVLNECEKGDLHSTKEDFFEILVQEFMGSELIKEEKVPSSDSGLQGLGKKASFLRMRFLWKMFLRKKFQVQIPCLELMLLRKRFLGKRFQVQIPGFRV; encoded by the exons atgattattgatattcatttagaagtatTAAACGaatgtgaaaaaggggatctgcattcgacgaaggaagacttttttgaaattttggttcaagaatttatgggaagcgaattaataaaggaagagaaggttccaagttcagattccgg gcttcagggtttagggaagaaggcTTCCTTCCTAAGGATGAGATTCCtatggaagatgttcctacgGAAGaagttccaagttcagattccgtgTTTAGAGTTAATGCtgctaaggaagaggttcctagggaagaggttccaagttcagattccgggttttagggtgtag